In Chryseobacterium oryzae, the genomic stretch AAAGGAAGATCGTTATCTGCTTTGCAAAAGGTCAAAGACCATTTCTTTGAATCATGTAAAGATTTGGGGCATCCTGAACAACTCTCAAAAGAAGTGTACCGGCAAATTGAGTCCTTTGCAGGATATTCTTTTTGTAAAGCGCATTCAGCCTCTTATGCTGTCGAAAGCTACCAGAGTTTATATCTTAAGGTCTACTATCCTATCGAATCCATGGTTTGTGCCATCAATAATGGTGGTGGATTTTATAGGACTGAAGTGTATGTACATGAAGCGAAAATGTCGGGCGCAACCATTAACAATCCCTGTGTCAACCTCAGCGAATATCAAACAACAGTCTATGGTCAAGATGTCTACTTAGGATTAATGCATATCGAAAAGGTAGAAGGAAAAATCGCCATGATGATCCCTGAAGAGAGACGTAAAAACGGAAATTATACCTCTCTGGAAAATTTCGTCAAGAGAATACCTATTGGAATAGAAACTTTGCAGACGCTAATTTTTATCGGTGCATTTAGGTTTACGGGGAAACAAAAACATGAGCTGCTCATTCAGGCGAGATTTCTCTTTGGGAATGACCAGTCAACATTAAAACAACCAACCTTACTTGATGAACCGCAAAAAGAATACACACTTCCAACAATTGTTAAAAATCCTTTTGAAGATGCTTTTGATGAAATTGAAATATTGGGATTTCCTGTGTCATTCAGTCCATTCGATCTTTTGCAGACAAAGTATCGAGGATCGGTCATGGCGAAAGATTTGGTAAAATACCATAAAAAACAAATCAAAATGCTTGCTTACTTGATCTCCAGAAAACATGTTCCCACCAAAAGAGGAGCCATGTTTTTCGGAACATGGATTGATGCGGAAGGAGCCTATTTTGATACGGCACATTTTCCCAATTGTCTCGAGGAATATCCTTTTCAAGGTGGAGGATGTTACCTGTTATTAGGAACAGTCGAAGTAGATTTTCATTTCCCTACGATCACCATCCATAAAATGGCGAAGATGCCTTTTGTCCCTGATCCCAGATACTCCATGGATAAAGAAAAATCACTCGAAGCTGCTAGATCTCTGCATGAAGATATCAGCATGACCCAAAGAAAACCGTATCCTCAGGAACATGAAATTGGATTACCGAGACAGAAAATGAATTCAGTAAAATAACTATAATCAAATATTTTTCAATGAAACTTAAAGCGACTATTGTTGAAGAAACAAGCCCGAATGACAATTCAGTAATCGTTACTTTTGAAGGGGACAAAAATAAAAAACATTTTGAAGTTAAATGCTCATTTAATCCTTTTGTTCATAAAATGAGAAAATGGGACAGCTGGGAAATGGTAATTAAATGGGATAGCGAAATTTACACCGATAAGAAATCGGGATCAAGATCCTATTTCACTTACCTGCTTTGTGATAAAGCGTTTGAGATTAACTCTCCTTATGGTAAAAAGGATTAAACTGCTAATAACTAATTGATACTTAATAGCCAAAAAATATTAATAATACCCGTAGTGCATTTAGGTAATCAACCGCAATTATCAAAACCAGAAATAATTTTACTAGGTGGCACTGTCGAATATAGCGGAACTGGAGGAAATCATTTCTACAGTTTTGTTAACGGAAGTTATAATTATTTAATCTATCGATTTGTAATACACTCAAAGGACACAGCGGAAATAAAATTAAGTATACAGCATTTCAATGAAAATATTTTTTCAGAATATGGTTCAATCAAATAGGAATATGAATCATGAAAAAAATATTGGAATCTTCACGAGTTGGAGATTACGATCAGTTGGAAAACCTTACATGATCAGTTATTGATATTACGCTTTATACTTGTTTCCCTGTATAAAACTGGTGAGCTCATTAAACCAATAATTGTGACGAACTTTCAGAAACTCAACACAGAGATCTTCCTTGGATTGATAATGCTGATAGAAACTTGCCTTAGCCACCTTCGCCTCTGCAATGATCTGGTTAATCCCGGTAGAATTATAGCCCTGATTGGCAAAAATTCAAAAGGTCGTATTCAGAATTCTTTCTCTCGGTGGTATCATACTTGGATTTTTATAGGTCAACTGTATAACTAAAAAACAAAATAGACAAACTTGTCTGTATGTATTTTTATTATTTTTTATCTGTTGAGGATTTTCGGGTCTAGAAATATACTTTTGCTATCGTAGGATTGATCTTCGGTTGTTATAGTTACTAGGATACCTAGTGTAAGTAAAATACGATTGAAGATGCCTATAAGGATTGAAAAAGTAATGATACTGAATGTTGGACGGCGCATTTATCAATTTTTAAAATCAGTCTTATCATCCTTATTATTATTTTTCTGCTCGATCTCAGCATTTTCCTAGACCGACAGCATTGATGTCTTTATTCAAGGTCAGATGCAAAAACGGAGAATCCCAGGTCTGGAACTGGCGATTGTCAGAAATGGTAAGATAGTTAAAACGGGGTTCTATGGTCTGGCTAATATCCAGGATTCTATTCCGGTAAGCAGCAAATCGGTTTTTACAATCAATTCTATTACCAAAGCTTTTGTGGGCGTTGCCATTCTGCAATTGGCAGAAGAAGGAAAATTAAAACTTAACGATCGTTTATTTCACTAATCACAAATTGTCTTAACAATAATTAAATCA encodes the following:
- a CDS encoding TetR/AcrR family transcriptional regulator; this encodes MFANQGYNSTGINQIIAEAKVAKASFYQHYQSKEDLCVEFLKVRHNYWFNELTSFIQGNKYKA
- a CDS encoding serine hydrolase domain-containing protein, whose translation is MQKRRIPGLELAIVRNGKIVKTGFYGLANIQDSIPVSSKSVFTINSITKAFVGVAILQLAEEGKLKLNDRLFH